The stretch of DNA AGCCATCACCGCTCCCGAAAAGCGTTGCGGCAAATCACAGTTGCTCTTCCTGATTGGCAGGCTGTCGAGCCGCCCGCTTGCCGCCAGCAATATCACACCCGCTGCACTGTTTCGCGCTATCGAGGCATGGAAACCCACGCTGCTAATTGATGAGGCGGATGCCTTCATGCGCGAGAACGAGGAACTGCGGGGCCTGCTGAACTGCGGACACACACGGGATAGCGCATACGTGGTGCGAACCGTGGGCGACGATCACATGCCTAAACAGTTTTTCGTATGGGGAGCGAAAGCGATTGCGGGCATCGGCCACCTTGCTGACACGCTGATGGACCGATCAATCACGCTGGAGCTACGGCGCAAGCTGGCGCACGAACAAGTGGACAAGCTGCGTCACGCTGAACCAGGCCTTTTCGAGCGTCTGCGCGCGAAACTGGCGCGCTGGGCCGACGACAACGAAGAAACAGTACGTGTTGCGCGCCCAGTGATACTCGATGCGCTGCACGACCGCGCCGCTGACAACTGGGAGCCGTTGCTCCAGATTGCCGGGAATGCAGGTGGTGCGTGGCCAGAGCGGGCGCGGCAGACTGCGCTTGTGCTGTCGGGCGGTAGCGAACAGGCCCAAAGCACAGGGACCGAACTGCTGGCGGACATTCAGGAGGTATTCGAAACGAGGAAAGCAACGCGCCTCTTTTCTGCTGACCTGCTGGATGGACTGCTGTTGGACGAAGAAAAGCCTTGGGCAACATGGCGCGGCGGCAAGCCGATGACGCTCAAACAACTGTCCAACCGGCTGGGCGAATACGGCATACGAAGCGCACAGATACGCATTGGCTATGAATCGAAGAAAGGATTCTTGCGCAGTCAGTTTGATGATGCTTTCAACCGGTATCTGTCTGTTACACCCACTTCCACCATTTCAAGCGAAACATCGAAACAAACCCGTGCTGGCGGGTGTTTCGCTGTTTCGGATAGCAACGGGAAAACCATAGCGGAAGAGGTTCATGTGATCAACAGCGACGACGAGGAGAGTCTATGAGCGTTGCGCAGATTTTAAGCAGGGCGGAAACACTTGGTGTGTATCTCCGGCATGGCCGTACCTATGGGGGCATTTTGGTATCAAGGGCCGTGAATTCGCCCTGATGCCCCCGTACGTGCCCCCGACATGTCCCCGCTGTCAACGGTGAAACCTTGCAGATGCGGGCAACAAAAAACCCCGCGAAGCGAGGCTTGGCGGGGTTTTCTGGTGAAACTTTGGCGTTGCTTGAATATTCTTTGGTGCCTCGGGCCGGAATCGAACCGGCACTCCTTTCGGAACCGGATTTTGAGTCCGGCGCGTCTACCAATTTCACCACCGAGGCATGACCTGAAGAGACGGGGCAACCTGGCCATGTTTCATGTTTGAATCATGGCGGCACTGTTACACCCTTACCCCTTACCTTACTTACCTTAACCACCTATCTCGCCGGAACCCGCGCTAACCTGCCCATTTTGCTCATCTGACCATGACGGCCATGGCAACTCATGGCTACTGCGCGCGGCGAAGACGCGAATTATGGCGGAAATTGTCGCGCGGAGCAAGGCTAGCATGTGCTTCATGCAAACGGCGGCGAAGCCGGGTGTGAAGCTAGGGAAAGCCTCGCGTACTGCAATGGCACAATGCGGGTTTGGTGTTTCAGCTTAGGAACATAGTGTCGATTACTGCTTCCCCGTTTCTGTTTCTTGCTGCGGACAAGGCCAGTTTTGCCTGCCGCCCGGCATGCGGCGCATGCTGCATTGCACCTTCCATTTCCAGCCCAATTCCAGGCATGCTGCAAGGCAAGGCCGCAGGTGAGCGCTGTGTGCAACTTGGTGAGGATTTGCGCTGCGCGATTTTCGGCCAGCCTGAGCGGCCTGCTTGCTGCTCCGGTCTGCAAGCGCAACAGCCGATGTGCGGCAATTCACGCGACGAAGCGCTGGCATGGCTGACTCAACTTGAGCGGCAAACCCAACCGGCGGCCTTGGTGTCGCGCTTGGTGCCACCCTTGGTGCCACCCTTGTGCCACGTTAACCTGGCCTGAATACACCAAGGGGGAATCGCACCCGCATTCGTTTTCCTGATGCCGCGCCTCCACCCCACAGAGTGCATCGCTATGCCGCGATGCACTCGCAGACATCTCAACTGGAGAGAATTTCGATGACTGGTTTCGCTGCCCCACTGAGGCGCCGTTTTCTGCGTGCCGCAGCGGTTGCCGCTGGAGTGACGCTGGCATTGCCTGCTGGCGCTGTTTCGATTTTTCCATTTTTCCCCAAGCACTACACGTTCTCGCAGCAGCAGGTACAAACGGCGGTGCAGCGCAAGTTTCCATATCAGCACACGGTTTCGCAGGTATTCGAGATCGCATTGACTAACCCGGTCGTGGGTTTTCTCGCCGATTCGAACCGTGTCTCCGTGCAACTGGATGTGCGTCTGGCGAGCCCGTTCATGCCGCAGCCCGTGACGGGCGTGTTCACCGTGTCGAGCCAGCTGGCCTATGATCCGGCCAGCCGCTCCGTCGTGCTGAAAACGCCGCAGGTTGAAAACGTGAGCCTTAGCGGCCAGGCTCAAGCCTATACGCAGCAGATCAGCGCAGCCGTCACGCTGCTG from Paraburkholderia hayleyella encodes:
- a CDS encoding DUF3631 domain-containing protein; this encodes MSAVPLDVALTDPDYMEAAGRLFRAKKVEGFEPVALHLYRVPDGTILYARVRMHKPAANGGHEKFIRPFWHNGARWTHGEPKQGGGKLLYGLPDLVAHADAVVVIVEGEQKADALTKIGAGRLIGITSGGATSVGTADWSLLAGRHVLLWPDYDAPGAKYANEVTAKLDEQRCTVERLDVTALGLPDAGDVMDWLVSFEVAHKRVPNADEVLALPRTDDAPIASEDPETTVPKTENETDEQAIERLAALKPMQYDRVRGAEARRMGVKVSTLDRMILATRSSESRADDPFPEVEPWHEPVDGAALLDELVRVVQRFIVCNTATAHATALWITMTWLIDSVDVAPIAAITAPEKRCGKSQLLFLIGRLSSRPLAASNITPAALFRAIEAWKPTLLIDEADAFMRENEELRGLLNCGHTRDSAYVVRTVGDDHMPKQFFVWGAKAIAGIGHLADTLMDRSITLELRRKLAHEQVDKLRHAEPGLFERLRAKLARWADDNEETVRVARPVILDALHDRAADNWEPLLQIAGNAGGAWPERARQTALVLSGGSEQAQSTGTELLADIQEVFETRKATRLFSADLLDGLLLDEEKPWATWRGGKPMTLKQLSNRLGEYGIRSAQIRIGYESKKGFLRSQFDDAFNRYLSVTPTSTISSETSKQTRAGGCFAVSDSNGKTIAEEVHVINSDDEESL
- a CDS encoding YkgJ family cysteine cluster protein, giving the protein MFLAADKASFACRPACGACCIAPSISSPIPGMLQGKAAGERCVQLGEDLRCAIFGQPERPACCSGLQAQQPMCGNSRDEALAWLTQLERQTQPAALVSRLVPPLVPPLCHVNLA
- a CDS encoding DUF1439 domain-containing protein, producing MTGFAAPLRRRFLRAAAVAAGVTLALPAGAVSIFPFFPKHYTFSQQQVQTAVQRKFPYQHTVSQVFEIALTNPVVGFLADSNRVSVQLDVRLASPFMPQPVTGVFTVSSQLAYDPASRSVVLKTPQVENVSLSGQAQAYTQQISAAVTLLSAQLLDNYPVYTFKPEQLQFAGVNYEPGTITVLTNGIRVEIVEK